The segment TTTATGGATGTGTTTGTAGGTGtgtctgtggatgtgtttgagatgtgtttgttggtgtgtttatggattgtctgttgtgtttgaggtgtgtctgtggatgtgtttgagggtgtgtctgtggatgtgtttgaggtgtgtctgtggatgtgtttgtgggtgtgtctgtggatgtgtttgatgtgtctgtgggtgtgtctgtgatgtgtgtttggagtgtgtgtgtgtctatgggtgtgtttgagtgtgtctgtgtgtgtctgtggtgtgtttgAGGTGTGTCTGTGGATGTGAGGTGTGTCCGTGGTGTGTTTGAGGTGtgtctgtggatgtgtttgaggttgtggatgtgtttgagtgtgtctgtggatgtgtttgagtgtgtctgtgggtgtgtttgagggtgtgtctgtggatgtgtttgagggtgtgtctgtggatgtgtttgagGTGTGTCTGTAGGTGTGTTTGAGGGTGtgtctgtggatgtgtttgGTGTGTCTGTGGATGTCTGTAGGTGTGTTTGACTGTGGATGTGTTTGagggtgtgtctgtgggtgtgtttaGGGTGTTTCTGAGGGtgtctgtggatgtgtttggggtgtgtctgtggatgtgtttgagGGTGTGTTTGaggtgtgtctgtgggtgtgtctgcttgtctttCTTCCTGCAGTCTGGCCAGAGTCATCCCCTGCTGCAGATGACTCTGATtggcacactcacacactcctgtTTAAAAGCCTGGGTCAGCTCACCAGTATTGGccagattgttttgtgtgtttgaaaatggaGTGGAGAAAACAAATCATTGAAGCGTCTGTTTGGACACTAGAGGGCAAATACAGAGTCCAGTGATCTGTGAACACATGTAATTATGACGCGTTATCATCCATAAAGCAGTAAAATCATTGACAatgatttttagttttttacaaAGCAGTATAATTGATCATGAGTGTTTGTAACTATGACAATAGTTAGACTATAGATGCATAATGCATTATAATTATGTTGACAGTGCATTAGGCAACTATCTGTCCACGTCTTCACTGTTCCACTCAGCTCAGAACCTCTGACCCACGCATCGTCATGGCCACAGTTCAGCCATTGTGCTTTCATGAGAAAACAGGAAGCACTTCgtgtcgccatggcaacaaacACAGACGACCTGAATGCTGCTTTCACTTCCGCCCTCTTCTCTTCCACGTCCACTCACTCGTAAATGTTTGATGGTGAACAGTGAAAGCAGTCACCGTCACTGTCATCACACAGTTTATCAAGCACTGACACGAGAACACGTCAGAACACGTCAGTCACGAGTAATGACGTAAACTCGTCCACAGATCTCTGCCTACAGCTCTTTACGGACACTTACTTGGTCTCGGGCTGATTGCTTGTCAATCACAGAAGgacaaacaagaacaacacggtcgttgttgtttttcttcgcACTTACGATGACGCCCTGATTTGGTTGGAAATCCTCAAGTGAAGTCGCAGTGTACTTCCTTTAACCGTGTTGCCTTCACGGACCTCTCCTCACACAACAGACTCGGGGGGGAAACGCCTGCAACAGGAGGTACGGTtcgcctttcaaaataaagtgtcaatAAATAGGATGTAGAAACTATGGGAATAAAACCTGATTCGTATAAAAATACATGATTTTATGAATTGTTGCTTATAATTAACCCAAAATAACCCTTTTTTATTAATACCTGGCGCCGGTTCACTGCTACAGAGGCGCACAACCACAACAGCCCACAGTGGACAACAAAAATCCATCGTTTTTATCTCAGTGAGGACGACACAGGTTCTCCAACCAACACTCTTAGAAGGGAAGGGTTcggctgcaacatgcaacttcatcaATAACTGTTGCTACGACCTACGTaatcctttattttgaaatccaaaAGTAGTCCAGAATTTGACCCTAATTATGAAGTATATAGAACCGCTTTGTGTACAgtattttaagcattttttttgctAATGATTCACACAACTATTTCACATGTGGGGGTTAGAAACATTCATCATGACACACCGTGTGCATACAATCATACCATTTGATGGAGTAGGAACTTCAAAGTGATGATACAAATACATGTCACActatgtatttacatttattcaacCAAACAAAGGACACATGTCAGGTACACTTCAAGTGCACAACAACAATATCATTATATAATTATGATACACATGAGTAACGCACTAGAAATCCACACAGCGACCCTTTCTCTCCCAGTCTCCATAGCGTGTGGGTTCTGGACCCCTCGGGCCCCCCTTCTCCTTGGTGACAGGGTTCACATCATCAGGGaactctgaggaggaggagacccaAGACAACAATGTAGATGATCAAAAAACATAATGACAGTAAAGTGAAAGGTAAGTAACGCGTTGCAAAGGAATAATCAAAGTGACACTTGGATGGAGAGAGAACTATAGTATCAACatacaaactgaaatgaaatgaatgtaaaatataGTTCTAAAGAGTAGCAggtagcactgttgcctcactacaagaaggtcactggttcgaATCCCTGTTCAGCCAAGGGAGTTTAAATgttctctctgttgtgtgaatggcttctctccaggttctcccacagtccgaaaacatgcagaggttaattgaaccCTCTAAACTGACAGTAGGTGTCAAAGGTTGTTCATCTCTGGATGTTGGACCAGTCCAGGGTGTGAGAGCCCACCTTCAGCCCCCCCAGTATTGTACTGTTAAACTGAACAATATTTATAAAGATGAACCACATGATTACTGGCTTACAGGgacttttaacacatttaacagaCAATTCAACCTTGTGCTGCAGATCAGATTAAACTTCTTCCTGACATGTGAACTGACGGAGAATTTCAGGGCGAGTAACGATGACTAACATGCTTAATGCTACTACAGGAGACAAACAGCAAGGGAAACAAAGCCTAATGCTGCGTCATACTCACTTGACAGAGCATCTTTACTCTTCTCTTCAGGATGATCAAATCGTCCCTGTGGAGTCTTGTATTTCTTCAGCGTCTCCTTGTCCTTGACCGCTCCACTGGCTGCTCGAGAACAATCTGAAAATGAGATGAAAGGCCTAAATGACTGAAGGTTACAGTGATGATTCAATATATGGTACATTCCAGTTAAGGGTTGTAAACTGACTgcaactgaatttgaattttgccTTTTTGTGAAGGAGATTCATTTGTATCTCAGTTCGTCCACACAGGGACTCTCCAGGGTTTCTTCTTTTAGTTGTTGTGATGAATTTCAAAAAAGTtgagatttttatttcatataatgcaaaataaaaggCTGACAACAGGCCGACCCTGTCCTGAGCAATACAGGTGCTGGTCATATAAttagaatatcatcaaaaagttgatttatgtcagtaattccattcaaaaagtgaaacttgcaaaatgtatacattcattccacacagactgatatatctcaagtgtttattgcttttaattttgatgatttaGCTGACAACTAATGAAAACCCCAAATTCAGTATCTCAGAAAATTAGAATATTGTGAAAAGGTACAATATGACCAGCACCTGCatatccatccattgtctactgctttattctccacatgagggttgtggagTTCTGGTGTCAATCCTTGCTGGCAAAAGGTGAAAGGCAGGGTGCTGActtttttaaatggaataagTACAATGATCCTGCACTGAtttcaagtcattttttatagtttgtactagagctgaaacaagtaattgattactaaattactcatcaaatattttgaaaatccatgaatcagtttgaagctttttcattattaaatcaagatttctgattgtttcagcttcttaaatgtgaatatgtgattgtgaattcatttctttgctctggataacaaagtcATCATTAAGTTTGTGGACATAACAAATGTCTTGTTGGTAACAACGGTGAaggacatcatggtcgcaagttcgactccacccctgactgattgtactcaattccattgtaagtcgctttggataaaagcgtctgctaaatgacatgtaatgtaatttgggaacatcatgatttccaggtttgacaaacacttttgaacattttctgacattttctgggccAAGcgaatggacagattaatcgataatgaaaataatcgttagtcgcAGCTCTAGTGTATACTTTAGTTTTAATACTTCTTATATTTCTTATTaattttttattgtaaacattAGCATTTACGCGGTCATTTGTTGACGGTCCCTAAATGAGACCACGGACACTAAACAACAAGCAGCATTCACTGTGTGCTGtcgaatatccaacctgaaactaacttcaccgCGGTGTGGACCGGTTCAACCTGTAACGACCTCGATAATAACCGTACACGACACGATGACATCCGAGTAAAAGCATGGAAACAGAGATAGAAACCTGTTCGGACGCGGTTCAGACTCAGAGAACCGGCTCTTCTGCTGAGACAGAGAAACCGCACAACAGACATGACTGCACTTCTCCTCTCGGCTGCTTGATTGTTATGTCACGTCGGTTTGTCGAGCTTCATTTACGCAATTGCTGTCGTCATCATCTAGCGACAGATATTGCAGTGCAATATCTACAAGCCGCCAGTAGAGGGTGACATAATACCTCACTATGTCACTCTTCATCTGTgaatactaataacaataatcatttaGATAATAATGTCTCATTTGATCTAATACTGATTTTTCGTACAGTGTTACATTAATGCAACCATTGTGTGCTGACTCTAATCTCactattcactcattcacccacAGTCTCAGCATCCAAATGAATTACAATTAATGTAGAGAATAATTATAAGTAAATCATTATTACTTTTTGTGTTAGtgaagaaattatttttttggtccaaataaaaaaaaaatgtttttttggtccAAATAACATTAGATTAGTTTATTTAGTTAAAATGGATTTACTAAAAAAGATACtatgtgttttgttgtattttctatttttctatttatttcacaACTCGGACGGTGGTGGTTTAATTCCTAACtaatattttgtaaatgtcaaATTGCATATTTGAATTTACTAACTCTGTTTTCAGccactttctgttttcttgAAGTGCTGCTGGTCTTTAAAATTCAATCAGGGCCAATGTGTGGAATATGAGTGTTATCATTCAGGAGTCGTTTAAATTCTCTGTCCATTGCAAGTTCTTTCTCTTTGAATATCTTTTCAATATGGGACTTTTAAGCATAATTATTTTCTCTTACACGGGGCAGAACTATACTTATATGTGTAgtatatatacttatacttatatatacttATTCCACTCTCAACTACTTTTCACAGTGGTGCAGAATCAGACATAACCAGACAGTCattgatttttaattcattccaacagcataataatgataaagCAGGTTCCCCCATGTACTGAAGGTAATATGATCTCATTTCATACAGATTTCCCTCCCTCTTCATTTACCCTTGTTTAATCattctgttcttcttttttaatcttattttattatatatttttttatttttttattattattattcttatttttattctattctctttgttttttcacaactgagctgtggtgaatgtgtgtttccccccctgggggaggaatacagtcaattcaattcaattcaataatgTATCACAATGGTTGATTATCACATGTGTCTTCAGTGGTAAGCTTTGTAAATCCTGTCTCACAGCCTCCCTGTTACATGTCAGAGCAATACTGATGTGAGTGACAAGGtcgaggtcagaggtcaaacccAGACCTAAAGGAAAACAGCACGTCCTCCAGCTACATAGAGCATGACGCCATATCAAGTTCAGTGACTACGAAGAACACATCTATCTATTTGAAAAGAAGTTTAATGCCTTGACTGAAAGTACAGCATGTTAGAGGATGAAACAAGAACATGTGAGAGAACCATCAGATTTTCATACTTTAAAAGGCTCTATTTTACAATTGTAAGAAATAATACATTACAAAGGAATCTCTAAAGTTTAAACCAAGAGAATATCTGAAAGATTTTGGTGATAAGGCAGGTAAAATGATAGTGATGTACAATTTATACAAacccaaacaaatcaaacactgttttaaaaggtttttattataaattaaatcaaagtcagtttgagtaaaaaaaaacgaaaaacaaataaggaaaataataataataataataataataataataataatacattttgattAAAGATGAGAGGATTACTGAAGAGTGTAAATTAGGAGGTTTTCATTCAAATTAGCTTGTGGGTTAATTCTGGCTTCTTTCAAAAAGTCAGACTTATGTAAGTGAAAACCAAGTTCGTGGTTGAGATGAATCTCTGCTCAGTACCATGGAAACATTATGTCTCTGAACTGTGTCTTAAACTATGTCCAACAGACGGAAACAGGCTCTTAAAAGacagttccacacacacacaaatgaaaagaaagtgtgTTCTGACAATCTGACAAAAATCAACTCAGTGCCATAAATCATTTctctgatttctaaaaatcaaTCATGTATACAGTAAATGAAGTGATGAACAGATAAGTTCAGAAACATCAGAGGAAGactgatgttaaaatgtgtttggttaTTGTTAagctgtgaaaacaaatcatacatttatacatttttttatttatttccaattCAGTtttttcaactcgaaggttatgggtttgattcccggctctgctgaTTTACATGCCCATGTGTATTTGAGCAAgtcacttaaccccacattgccCAATATACTCAtccaatatttaaaatgtggtgCTGGACTCAGACACAGAGCAcgagacaaaataataaaaaaaataaattcaaggTTCAAAAGCACATAAACAAAGATAAAGCAACAGGCTTC is part of the Solea senegalensis isolate Sse05_10M linkage group LG15, IFAPA_SoseM_1, whole genome shotgun sequence genome and harbors:
- the sdhaf4 gene encoding succinate dehydrogenase assembly factor 4, mitochondrial codes for the protein MSVVRFLCLSRRAGSLSLNRVRTDCSRAASGAVKDKETLKKYKTPQGRFDHPEEKSKDALSKFPDDVNPVTKEKGGPRGPEPTRYGDWERKGRCVDF